The Pirellulales bacterium genome includes the window GCCAGATCTTGCATGTTGTCGATTTGATCGAGGCCTTCGGAAAGTGAGAAGCCGGGATGCGCCGGGGCGATCACGCTGAAGTGCTGGGCCAGGCCGTCGTGAAACGCCGTCCAATCCATTTCGCCGCCGGCACTGTGCAAATAAACCAACGGCGGACCGCTGCCGCCGCGCATGACCTGGATTTTTTTCCCGGCGACGGTGACGAAATCGGTTTGATTGGGAACTTGGGTCATTGGCTCGTCGAATTGTTCTATCTGCTAAGCCGCAAGCGGAGTAATTTATCTGGTGGAATTCGCTGGTTCTAATTCTCTTCGCAAGCTAGGCAAAACTTCGCGGGCGAAGATGGTCATGCTTTTTTTGGTTAAATCGTCGGGCAGGCTGCCGAGTTGGAACAGGCCCAGCAGATTGCCGACGCCCAGTTTTTGGACGTGCTGCTTGAGTCGATCGCGGACGGTGGCGGGGCTGCCGACGACGGCGTAGGCCCCCTGCTCCACTTGCTCGCGCGTTTTCACGTTGCTGAGGAATTTTTCTTTGGCCCGGCTGATGACGGCGATCGATTGGGCGCTGGTGTAACCGGGGGGCAAAATCGTGAGGCCGCGGAGCAGATTGTGGGCAAAATACCAGAGGTGTTGTTCGTATTCGGCCCAGGCGCGCTCGTCGGTTTCGGCCACGTAAATGGGGAGCAGCCAGCCGAGCTGTTCCGGATTGGCGGTGTAACCGTTCTTTTGAGCGCACTGGCGGAACATGTCGAAGTTGCGCTGGAAAAAATCGATGTGGAAGTACGGAATGCCCATGTAGCTCCAGCGCTTGGCGGCGACGTATTCGATGGTTTCCTTGCTGCCGGCGCCGGGAATCCAAATCGGCGGGTGCGGCGTTTGCAGCGGCCGCGGCCAGGGGTTCACGTACT containing:
- a CDS encoding LLM class flavin-dependent oxidoreductase, with product MKFFAFHLMPWDRLPADFSTKYESAWTWLPNSIYDPAHGHELYNEYLDQLVLADELGFDGVCINEHHQNAYGTMPSPNLMGAILARQTKRVKIAVIGNALPLYNPPTRVAEEFAMIDVISGGRLIAGLVVGGGPEYYSFTINPTYARSMYSEAVDLVIRAWTEPGPFEHYGKHWKLKYVNPWPRPLQTPHPPIWIPGAGSKETIEYVAAKRWSYMGIPYFHIDFFQRNFDMFRQCAQKNGYTANPEQLGWLLPIYVAETDERAWAEYEQHLWYFAHNLLRGLTILPPGYTSAQSIAVISRAKEKFLSNVKTREQVEQGAYAVVGSPATVRDRLKQHVQKLGVGNLLGLFQLGSLPDDLTKKSMTIFAREVLPSLRRELEPANSTR